Proteins from a single region of Bacteroidia bacterium:
- the cydB gene encoding cytochrome d ubiquinol oxidase subunit II produces the protein MFETMTLTALQQYWWIIISLIGAILVFLMFVQGGQTLLFQVAKTEDERTLLVNALGRKWELTFTTLVTFGGAFFASFPLFYATSFSGAYWVWTIILFGFIGQAVSYEYRKKSGNILGARFYEILQITNGFFATFFIGIIVSSFFTGSYFMIDKFNLSSWMNSYYGLDLLLNTQNLSLGFALFCLTRVTGAMFFMKYIDNKEISDRSANQVLINGLCFVLFFLLFLGILITKDGFAIDPNTNKIYMEPLKYLHNLMQMPVILTLFQLGVLITIFGIYKGGINKSSNSFWITIIGLIPVVFSLFIIAGLNNTSFYPSTYNLQSSLTIFNSSSSKYTLTVMSYVTLFIPFVLAYIIYIWRVMSKKKINKTELEETGHIY, from the coding sequence ATGTTTGAAACAATGACTTTAACCGCATTACAGCAATATTGGTGGATAATTATTTCACTAATCGGAGCAATACTTGTTTTTTTAATGTTTGTTCAGGGCGGACAAACCTTACTTTTTCAGGTAGCAAAAACAGAAGATGAAAGAACTCTTTTAGTTAATGCATTAGGTAGAAAATGGGAACTTACTTTTACTACTCTTGTAACTTTTGGCGGAGCTTTTTTTGCATCGTTTCCCTTGTTTTATGCAACAAGTTTTAGTGGTGCTTATTGGGTTTGGACAATTATTTTATTTGGATTTATTGGTCAGGCCGTTTCGTACGAGTACAGAAAAAAATCAGGAAATATTTTAGGAGCAAGATTTTATGAGATTTTACAGATAACAAATGGTTTTTTTGCAACATTTTTTATTGGGATAATTGTTAGCAGCTTTTTTACAGGCTCATATTTCATGATTGATAAATTTAACTTAAGCTCATGGATGAATAGCTATTATGGCTTAGATCTTTTGTTAAATACACAGAATCTCTCGTTGGGATTTGCTTTATTTTGTCTAACCCGAGTAACGGGTGCAATGTTTTTTATGAAATATATTGACAATAAAGAAATTTCTGACCGTTCTGCAAATCAGGTATTAATTAATGGATTGTGCTTTGTGCTATTTTTTCTTTTGTTTTTGGGAATATTAATTACAAAAGATGGTTTTGCTATAGATCCAAATACAAATAAAATTTATATGGAGCCATTAAAATATCTTCATAATTTAATGCAAATGCCGGTTATTTTAACTCTTTTTCAGCTAGGTGTTTTAATAACAATATTTGGAATTTATAAGGGGGGAATTAATAAATCTTCAAACTCTTTTTGGATTACCATAATCGGATTAATTCCAGTTGTGTTTTCATTATTTATTATTGCAGGTTTAAATAATACTTCTTTTTATCCTTCTACTTATAACTTACAATCATCGTTAACAATTTTTAATTCGTCATCAAGCAAATACACATTAACCGTGATGAGTTATGTTACTCTTTTTATTCCTTTTGTACTGGCATATATTATATATATTTGGAGAGTTATGTCTAAGAAAAAAATAAACAAAACCGAGTTGGAAGAAACGGGGCATATATATTAA
- a CDS encoding cytochrome ubiquinol oxidase subunit I: MSLSDISLVDWSRAQFALTSIYHWLFVPLTLGLSFIMAIMESIYVKTGNEEWRKITKFWMKLFGINFAIGAATGIILEFEFGTNWSNYSWIVGDLFGAPLAIEGILAFFLESTFIVLMFFGWNKVGKKTHLLSTWLVTIGSTLSSWWILVANAWMNDPVGMTFNPDTARCEMVNFWEVAFSPFAIHKFWHTVTSAYVVASLFVVGISSWYLIKKRHESFAKKSILVGAIFGFAATMLVTVSGDTSTYQVAQKQPVKLAAMEGLYIGRTRAPIIALAVLRPGVPISDTVNHFIFKTEMPGMLSKLGYRDKNAFVPGIYDLVYGNQYQGIEPVFKRMERGTIAMIALNKYKEAKKDNDTSEMRLSLAEFRTNYTDLGYAYLDKPEDVVPNIPITFYSFHLMVGLGFYFVILLLVILFFLWRKTLIKRKLILWLAVLTIPLGYIATELGWIVAEVGRQPWAIQDLLPVSKATSHLSTSSVQTTFILFAILFTVLLIADIKILWKQIKNGPKE, from the coding sequence ATGAGCTTATCAGATATTTCTTTAGTGGATTGGTCTAGGGCGCAATTTGCTCTTACATCAATTTATCATTGGTTATTCGTTCCGTTAACATTAGGTCTTTCTTTTATTATGGCAATAATGGAGAGCATTTATGTTAAAACAGGTAATGAAGAATGGAGAAAAATTACAAAATTCTGGATGAAGTTATTCGGAATAAATTTCGCAATTGGTGCAGCAACCGGAATAATTCTGGAGTTTGAATTTGGCACTAACTGGTCAAATTATTCTTGGATAGTTGGTGATTTATTCGGTGCTCCACTTGCAATAGAGGGGATATTAGCTTTTTTTCTTGAAAGCACATTTATTGTTTTAATGTTTTTTGGCTGGAATAAAGTTGGAAAGAAAACTCACCTTTTATCAACGTGGCTCGTAACAATTGGCTCAACGTTATCATCATGGTGGATATTAGTCGCAAATGCATGGATGAACGATCCTGTAGGAATGACTTTTAATCCAGATACTGCACGTTGTGAAATGGTAAATTTCTGGGAAGTGGCATTTTCACCATTTGCTATTCATAAGTTTTGGCATACTGTTACTTCTGCATATGTTGTTGCATCATTGTTTGTTGTTGGAATAAGCTCTTGGTATTTAATAAAAAAACGGCATGAAAGTTTTGCAAAAAAGAGCATTTTGGTAGGCGCAATATTTGGTTTTGCAGCAACAATGCTGGTAACTGTTTCGGGTGATACTTCTACTTATCAGGTTGCCCAAAAACAACCTGTAAAATTAGCTGCAATGGAAGGGTTGTATATTGGCAGAACCAGAGCTCCTATTATTGCTTTAGCTGTTCTTAGACCAGGCGTCCCAATTAGTGATACAGTAAATCATTTTATTTTTAAAACGGAAATGCCGGGAATGCTTTCCAAACTCGGATATCGTGATAAAAATGCATTTGTTCCCGGAATTTACGATTTGGTTTATGGAAATCAATATCAGGGAATAGAACCGGTTTTTAAAAGAATGGAGCGCGGAACTATTGCAATGATTGCGTTAAATAAATATAAAGAAGCAAAAAAAGATAATGATACTTCTGAAATGCGATTATCGTTAGCAGAGTTTAGAACTAATTATACGGATTTAGGATATGCCTATTTAGATAAACCCGAAGATGTAGTTCCTAACATTCCTATTACCTTTTATTCTTTTCATTTAATGGTTGGATTAGGTTTTTATTTTGTAATTCTGCTACTTGTTATACTTTTCTTTTTATGGCGAAAAACATTAATCAAAAGAAAATTAATTTTGTGGTTAGCTGTATTAACAATACCACTTGGATATATTGCAACAGAATTAGGGTGGATAGTTGCCGAAGTTGGACGTCAGCCTTGGGCTATTCAGGATTTATTACCTGTTTCAAAAGCAACATCACATCTTAGCACCTCATCAGTGCAAACTACATTTATTTTATTTGCAATTTTATTTACAGTATTACTTATTGCAGATATTAAAATATTATGGAAGCAAATTAAAAACGGTCCTAAAGAATAA
- a CDS encoding DUF4492 domain-containing protein, which translates to MKKFILNAGSFYLNSLRNPGKLGKNLIIILLIKLFVMFIVLKLFFFKDFLSTHFTSDEQKSEYVINSLTK; encoded by the coding sequence TTGAAAAAATTTATTTTAAATGCAGGTTCGTTTTATTTAAATAGTCTTCGAAATCCAGGAAAACTTGGTAAAAATTTAATAATAATACTTTTAATTAAGCTATTTGTAATGTTTATTGTTTTAAAACTCTTTTTCTTTAAGGATTTTTTGTCTACACATTTTACAAGTGATGAACAAAAATCCGAATATGTAATTAACTCATTGACAAAATAA
- a CDS encoding Crp/Fnr family transcriptional regulator, producing the protein MKNLTTIPGCDDCAILSNSLFSQLTTDEITNLNFDKGCNFHKKGNIIYHEGSRVNGFYCVNKGIVKLFKTGLEGREQIIRFAKKGDIIGYRSLLSGDLACHTAKVLEDATMCFIPGESLFALLKKNPEFAIELLQLTCRELGEANAFITDIAQKTVRERLAEVLFILKENFGLDAENVLQISLTREELANIIGTATESVIRLLSEFKDDKLIELSGRKIKLLDQKALKKIANMYE; encoded by the coding sequence ATGAAAAATTTAACTACAATACCCGGATGCGATGATTGTGCAATTTTATCAAATTCTCTTTTTTCGCAATTAACAACAGATGAAATTACAAACTTAAATTTTGATAAAGGCTGTAATTTTCATAAAAAAGGAAACATTATTTATCATGAAGGCAGTAGAGTTAATGGCTTCTATTGTGTTAACAAAGGAATTGTTAAGCTTTTTAAAACTGGCTTAGAGGGACGTGAGCAAATAATTAGATTTGCAAAAAAAGGTGATATAATAGGTTACCGTTCATTGTTAAGCGGAGATTTGGCATGCCATACAGCAAAAGTATTGGAAGATGCTACTATGTGTTTTATACCCGGAGAATCATTGTTTGCTTTACTAAAAAAGAATCCTGAATTTGCAATTGAATTGCTGCAATTAACATGCAGAGAACTTGGAGAAGCAAATGCATTTATTACAGATATTGCTCAAAAAACAGTCAGAGAAAGATTAGCAGAAGTGTTGTTTATTCTGAAAGAAAATTTCGGACTTGATGCAGAAAACGTACTTCAGATTTCCTTAACAAGAGAGGAACTGGCAAATATAATTGGTACTGCAACCGAATCTGTAATAAGGCTTTTAAGCGAATTTAAAGATGACAAACTGATTGAATTAAGTGGCAGAAAAATAAAACTTCTGGATCAAAAAGCCCTTAAGAAAATTGCCAATATGTACGAATAG
- a CDS encoding CoA-binding protein, producing MTSFEQRKTLVLGASTNPDRYSYKAVEKLVRYGYNVVAIGVREGSIGKIKITTEKILVSDIDTVAMYLSPARQEEYMDYVISLKPRRIIFNPGTENAIFAKKAKENGIKTYKSCVLVMLSLNKY from the coding sequence ATGACATCTTTCGAACAGAGGAAAACCTTAGTATTAGGAGCTAGTACAAATCCTGACAGATATTCTTACAAAGCTGTTGAGAAACTTGTAAGATATGGTTATAACGTTGTTGCCATCGGAGTTAGAGAAGGCTCGATTGGAAAAATAAAAATAACGACAGAAAAAATACTTGTTTCAGATATTGATACTGTTGCAATGTATTTATCTCCTGCAAGACAGGAAGAATATATGGATTATGTAATTTCATTAAAACCAAGAAGAATAATTTTTAATCCGGGAACTGAGAATGCCATATTTGCAAAAAAAGCAAAAGAAAATGGAATTAAAACCTATAAATCATGTGTTTTAGTAATGTTATCTTTAAACAAATATTAA
- the pheS gene encoding phenylalanine--tRNA ligase subunit alpha — protein sequence MKEKITQLISEIRSAQVANKVQLEEFRLKYLSKKGEISTLFDGFKQVLSEQKKEVGQLLNTLKNEAQEKFSSFSQKIESEETVTNYNDLTMPGDPIEVGSRHPLSIVKNEIIDIFSRLGFTVSEGPEIEDDWHVFTALNFPEEHPARDMQDTFFIEKSPDILLRTHTSSVQVRVMENQKPPIRIIMPGRVFRNEAISARAHCFFHQVEGLYIDHNVSFADLKQTLLYFAREMFGAETQIRLRPSYFPFTEPSAEMDISCNLCGGEGCAFCKHTGWVEILGCGMVDPNVLEKCGINSKEYTGYAFGMGIERITNLKFQVKDLRMFSENDIRFLKQFSNSI from the coding sequence ATGAAAGAAAAAATTACGCAACTGATTTCAGAAATTCGTTCGGCACAGGTTGCAAATAAAGTACAGTTAGAAGAATTCAGATTAAAATATCTTTCAAAAAAAGGCGAAATATCAACTTTATTTGATGGCTTTAAACAGGTATTAAGCGAACAGAAAAAAGAGGTTGGTCAACTTCTTAACACTTTGAAAAACGAAGCTCAGGAAAAATTCTCGTCATTTTCTCAAAAAATAGAAAGTGAAGAGACTGTAACAAATTACAACGACTTAACAATGCCAGGTGATCCAATAGAAGTTGGAAGTCGCCATCCTTTAAGCATTGTAAAAAATGAAATAATTGATATTTTCAGTCGTTTAGGATTTACTGTTTCCGAAGGTCCAGAAATAGAAGATGACTGGCATGTTTTTACTGCATTAAATTTTCCTGAAGAACATCCTGCACGTGATATGCAAGATACTTTCTTTATTGAAAAAAGTCCCGACATATTATTACGAACTCATACCTCATCGGTTCAGGTAAGGGTTATGGAAAATCAAAAGCCACCTATCCGGATAATTATGCCAGGCAGGGTTTTTAGAAATGAAGCAATCTCTGCTCGTGCACATTGTTTTTTTCATCAGGTTGAGGGATTATATATTGATCATAATGTTTCATTTGCCGACCTTAAGCAAACGTTGTTATATTTTGCCCGTGAAATGTTTGGTGCAGAAACTCAAATCAGACTTAGACCGTCTTACTTCCCATTTACAGAGCCATCAGCCGAAATGGATATTTCGTGTAATTTATGTGGTGGCGAGGGCTGTGCATTTTGCAAACATACAGGTTGGGTAGAAATTCTTGGTTGTGGTATGGTTGATCCTAATGTTTTAGAAAAATGCGGAATTAATAGCAAAGAATACACCGGATATGCCTTTGGTATGGGAATAGAAAGAATTACAAATTTAAAATTTCAGGTTAAGGATTTAAGAATGTTTTCAGAAAATGATATTAGGTTTTTAAAACAGTTTTCAAATTCTATTTAA
- a CDS encoding peptidylprolyl isomerase: protein MKRALTVIGTTIIFFTIIYSCIRVPASSEKIFVVNTKFGDIKIKLYDQTPLHRDNFIKLVSEKFFDDLLFHRVISEFMIQGGDPDSKNAQPNVMLGNGGPGYNIPAEITPGIFHKKGALAAARESDNVNPKKESSGSQFYIVQGKIFTSQELDVIESKKNQSLKNQILGNLLMAPESENLRMKLDSVKKIGTQESLMNFIKELDPIAEKELLKVGKFTFSPEQRKTYTTIGGTPHLDGAYTVFGEVIEGMNVVDSIAAVKKDKNDRPLVDVKMKIKQIK, encoded by the coding sequence ATGAAACGAGCATTAACAGTTATAGGGACAACAATAATTTTTTTTACAATTATTTATTCATGTATAAGAGTTCCTGCTAGTTCAGAAAAAATATTTGTAGTAAACACAAAGTTTGGAGACATTAAAATTAAGCTGTATGACCAAACTCCTTTACATAGAGATAACTTTATAAAATTGGTTTCCGAGAAATTTTTCGACGATTTGCTTTTTCATAGAGTAATTTCTGAGTTTATGATTCAGGGGGGTGATCCCGATTCTAAAAATGCTCAACCAAATGTAATGTTAGGTAATGGTGGCCCGGGTTATAATATTCCGGCAGAAATAACACCGGGAATTTTTCATAAAAAAGGTGCATTGGCAGCTGCCCGCGAGTCTGATAATGTTAATCCCAAAAAAGAATCTTCTGGTTCGCAATTTTATATTGTTCAGGGAAAGATTTTTACCAGTCAGGAATTAGATGTTATTGAATCAAAAAAAAATCAGAGTCTAAAAAATCAGATATTGGGAAATTTATTAATGGCTCCGGAAAGTGAAAATCTGAGGATGAAACTTGATTCTGTGAAAAAAATCGGAACTCAAGAATCATTAATGAATTTTATTAAGGAGCTTGATCCAATAGCAGAAAAGGAACTTTTAAAAGTTGGCAAATTTACATTCAGTCCCGAGCAAAGAAAAACATATACTACAATTGGCGGAACGCCACATTTGGATGGTGCCTATACCGTTTTTGGTGAAGTTATTGAAGGAATGAATGTTGTTGACAGTATTGCCGCTGTTAAAAAAGACAAAAATGACAGACCTTTGGTTGATGTTAAAATGAAAATTAAACAAATAAAATAA